The sequence CATGATATGGGCTACAAAGAAATAGCAGGTGTAACTTGAGTACATTtactaataaatacattaaatgcgTGGGTTGAAAACTTTATTATACAGTAGGCTGTGAAGAAGAAAAGACACCACAGGTGAATCAGGACATCACAATATTCTTCCCGATTAATTAATCACAGAAAGTACGTTTTCAGAATTgctctttaatatttaaataagctgttttctaattaaatgtatcaaacattaatttccttaaaaaaaaaaaaaaaaaaatccagaacagaaatctgaatattggataaagccaggttcaaaattcgtctttcattttgtttacatattaagaaatgaatttttttttaaataatacctttaaaaaatgaatctgaaatgttttataaatcaAGTGAATAATGTATGAACAAATTCATCTGTAAAAAACCTTATAGGAATATAGATAGAAATAAAACGTAAaagttttaaactttaaagtgGGGATATTtcgtttttaataatattttgaaatatatttatatgttcataTTATAATTTGTTCTTAATGTTGTTCATAGTTGTAAACTTTTAGTTTTTCCAGttaaacttaaactttatttTCTAGGGCAACATTTCTAGGGCAACTCCtaagttttcatctaatattttttttctttaggctttatttcaattaacaattatatatatatatatatatatatatatatatatatatatagttttaccaTTGGTTAACAATAATAATCCTGTTACCCTGTTATGTAGTATTTTCCAACATAATAGTTGCTCTTATtgttaaaataatagaaaatttaaTTGGGATCTTGTTTAAACAGTGTAAGAATATTTTCAAGCTCAGTCGTTTTAATTTATCTTTCATGATTCAGTTTTGTAAGGAAAGGTTTGTATCTTGCTGCTAACAAATCAGATGTTGCTCTTGTAGCCTCGATCACCTAAAACGCAAGACATACATGAGGTAAACAGACTGAGATGTTAACAATGCAGGACAGCAGTAAAAATGACATTTGCATGAATGTCCAGTGGTTGCCTGATAAAGATACAGTATAGGTATAATATGAGATAAATAAACATGCAAGGGCAGAGTATATGCAAAAACAGGCCAACTTATACCCTCTTAGTCACCCTTTCACCAGCAAATATCACAGAAAACACATATAAATCGACACTTGTGTTAAACCTTATGCACAACATTTAAGAAATTATGCGGAAACCTTTACCCACTACATTGGAGAAAATACATTAGAATAAAAAGTAGTACCTCATTCAGTATTTAGACAAGTGAATTTATATCAGAGACACAGTATCAATCTTTATAAAAAAGAACCTGAGATACAAGACATCTCTCTCCTTCAATAGAGCTATGTGGTTAATACAATCAATGACCTTAAATACATGAGTTTCATGGCAACAAAAGTCCATGTATATAAGCCTAACTGTATCAATAAACAAAGAATTTCAGTGTTTCTTCCTAAACTGAACATGTTACGACAAGAAAGCATTTTGCAATCTTTCTGTGTAGGCAAGTATTCAAAAATTAgctaagaaaaaaagaagaatcaaATATTTTTGCATATCTGCCATGGCTTTTCCAATGGACTCTTTGAGCAACTGAACACTTTAATTTCCTTCTACTAGAGTAACATTCTCACATCGCTGAACGTGAAAGACTTCAAGTCACAacttacaaattaaacaatttagtgTAATAGTAGTGATGATCCAGCTCTGCTGTAATGTAAAAGGGATCGGAGGCTTGTGTAGTGAAAACATTTGTGGTAATGTTCCGAAGTTTTTCCAATTTCTTCACGACTCCTTTAGGgagaagagaaagacagagattCATTTTTCTGTTTATATTCCTGTCCAACAGgatattttcaaagaaaaaagtaaCACTGAGCTCATCGTTGATACCTCATAAGAGCGCACATGATTTGGGTGGTCGAAAGGGGTTGTCGCTTGATGGCACCCCCATGAGGAGAGGGTCTTTTTGGGCATTGTCCAAGCAGAACTTCTTCAGATCTTCCGCTGCTTGAGAAACCTAGGGGGAAGGAGTGAGTAAATAAAGTCTAAACAGACATAGACATGTATAGGTAGGCGTGTATATGCATGCAAACCGATAAAAAGAGGTTTGTGGAGCAATGAAAACTCTATTGGCTATCACAGATTTCTGGAAATCATGCGGTCAGAAGTTACATTGTTCAATTGATTCATGATCAATTCAATAAACGCACACAAAGTCTTGTGTTctttttaaaatagtgttttggGGGCAGTATATAGGTTTGGATTTTCCCGGCTAACAAATGTGTGTCACACACTCACAATCAACAAAGAGCTCCAGTGTGTGACAGCAGTCGAGCGCTGCTGCCTGGAGAGGGTTTCAAATCAGATACACCAGGACAAGTTTGGAGATTGCGATTATTAATCATATACAGCTCACACACGTATTGAAATGTTGTCGTTGGATGCCAAAATCTGTTAGCATTCGATTGAAGGTAAGCTGTCACCTGCTGAAAACGAAGTGTAACTGCAACCTGCCATAATATAAAAGCTGGCGAACAGATACGATTATGAATATAATTCACTTGTATGAGGATTGTTGTAAAACTCTCACATGAATCTAGGAAATGTTATAAACAGTAGGCTACAATAATTACACAAAGTAGGAATATGTTCGGACAGGATCAACAAGTCTGTCAAGTCACACCCTGTTAGCAAAGATTCCCAATccttccattttattttaattcctctTACCTTAATTCTGCGGAATCCTGCTTCTTTTCTCAGCTGCTTGACGCTCTTCTGCAGGCTCACCAAACTTGCGCTGTTGCTCGACATGTCTTCTGACAGACCGAGAAAGTTTGTGACAATGTCGAGCCCCGACTGTCCTGGCAGAAACTCAACTGCGCCTCTATAGTCGATACTGGTTTAAACTCCGACAGCGCACTGTCTGAGAGCAGGAGGAGGACTCTTCAAATGGGCTTCCTCACCTGTGGATGAATGGGAATTCACAGGAAGcaagaaacaaataaagaaacgaACATACATACAAATGAATACCACCCTAAGAAACCGCCTCACGTTTATTGTTTTATAGTCAGCTCATCATATTTTCTAGGTTTTACACAGAACCCTCTCAATAAACCTAtccacattttacattttcattcaaacagTAGTGTTTTTCCTCGTGGGTACGTTGGCTCTTCCACACAATGTGATACAGTTTCAGGTTTTGCGtacaaatgaatgaatatgtGTATGTTGTTGTGGATTAGGTTGGGGAGATGGATTATTAATGTATATTACATCTTATAACTTAATATTCGTGCTATTAAGCAAGTAGcttctttcatttttaaaattacatcaatttCTCAAAAGGAGTCTGCGGTGAATTGTGCCATCTAGCGTTGGCCATAACTTTCTACAACAGAGAATCTCTGGCTTCACGCTTGGTCGTCACTGTCAAGCTCTTGAATATCACATCCGGGTCAATACGGCTTGCGTGAGTGTTGCTCAACAGAAACATGCTGTTACGTGTAAGTAATACATGTCttgtttatatgaaatattaattctaACAATAAGTAAATATATCTGTATGTGAAACAACTCCTTAATGTAGCAGCGACGACATTCATGATAAACACGCTATTGTACGACTAACGTTGTTCTTTTGCCAGTGGGATTGCTTTATGTTAAACTGAGGCATTTTTACGTTTTGCTCATTTTCATAAAACTTAACGTTTTTTAACTGACGCGTAAATGAATTTCATAAGGCTGATTTGTGCTCCGTTGTATGCACAGTGGTGTCAAGCCCGCCACGGAAATGTCCAACGACCTTGGATACATGAGACTGACTGTCATCCTCATAACTGTTGTCTCTACAGAGAGTCTTACAATGTGGTGTTTCTACACTCAAAGTCAGTCGATCGATTCATCAGAGTGCGCCATGGAGAAGTCTTCTCATCCCTATGGTTGTGGAGCA comes from Carassius auratus strain Wakin chromosome 3, ASM336829v1, whole genome shotgun sequence and encodes:
- the LOC113045162 gene encoding guanine nucleotide-binding protein G(I)/G(S)/G(O) subunit gamma-5-like, coding for MSSNSASLVSLQKSVKQLRKEAGFRRIKVSQAAEDLKKFCLDNAQKDPLLMGVPSSDNPFRPPKSCALL